A DNA window from Setaria viridis chromosome 2, Setaria_viridis_v4.0, whole genome shotgun sequence contains the following coding sequences:
- the LOC117842511 gene encoding cytochrome P450 99A2, with amino-acid sequence MELSAATLIFLSLLSLPILVTLLSRKRTPSSKKRRPPGPWNVPLIGSLHHFLKSLPQVALRDLAKKYGPVMFLRMGQIDTVVISSPAAAQEVLREKDIIFASRPSIVASEIFCYGNLDIGFSPYGAYWRTLRKLCTVELLSAKMVRQLAPVRDNETLSLIRSIQAAGQRGKPVNLGSLLLSCSNMMTAKAAFGHVCSSELREQFLSGLDVGMQFSGGFTIGDLFPSLRFIDVISGRRRRMWRAHRQLDAVFDKIITQCEALRGDSLVSVLLRIRDEEELEFPMGTTNIKAIIMDMFTGGTETTSSAAEWVMSELMRNPEVMIKAQAEVRQVFDNKNPQDHEGMMDELHYTRMVIKESMRLNPVLPLMIPHLCRETCDIGGFEVKEGTRVMVNTWAMARNPEYWHDAEKFKPERFEDGTIDYKGSRIEYLPFGMGRRRCPGDTFGLVSLELIIARLLYYVDWSLPSGMHEIDMDMLVGATARRKNQLHLVASPYKVVPVQT; translated from the exons ATGGAGCTAAGTGCAGCAACGCttatcttcctctccctcctctccctgccGATTCTTGTGACCTTGCTCAGCCGGAAACGAACGCCAAGCTCCAAGAAGAGGCGGCCACCTGGCCCGTGGAACGTCCCCTTGATCGGAAGCCTCCACCACTTCCTCAAGTCGCTTCCGCAGGTCGCTCTACGCGACCTTGCCAAGAAGTATGGTCCTGTGATGTTCCTCCGGATGGGCCAGATCGACACCGTCGTGATATCCTCACCGGCAGCCGCGCAGGAGGTGCTCCGGGAAAAGGATATCATCTTCGCATCGCGGCCAAGCATTGTTGCCTCGGAGATCTTCTGCTATGGGAACCTCGATATCGGCTTTTCGCCATACGGTGCATATTGGCGGACACTGCGCAAGCTCTGCACTGTAGAGCTCCTCAGTGCAAAGATGGTGCGGCAGCTCGCACCTGTCAGGGATAACGAGACTTTGTCCCTCATTAGAAGTATCCAAGCCGCTGGCCAACGTGGCAAGCCAGTCAATCTCGGAAGTCTGCTCTTGTCCTGCTCCAACATGATGACTGCAAAGGCGGCATTCGGCCATGTCTGCAGCAGCGAACTCCGCGAGCAGTTCCTGTCGGGGCTTGATGTGGGAATGCAGTTCAGTGGGGGCTTCACCATCGGTGACCTCTTCCCATCGCTGAGGTTCATTGACGTCATCTCTGGACGGAGGCGTAGGATGTGGCGAGCACACCGTCAGCTGGACGCCGTCTTTGACAAGATCATAACTCAATGTGAGGCACTGCGAGGTGATTCCCTTGTGAGCGTCCTCCTTCGGATcagggacgaggaggagcttGAATTCCCCATGGGCACAACAAACATCAAGGCAATTATTATG GATATGTTCACTGGTGGGACGGAGACAACGTCATCAGCTGCGGAGTGGGTCATGTCCGAACTCATGAGGAACCCAGAGGTAATGATCAAGGCACAGGCTGAGGTGAGACAAGTATTCGACAACAAGAACCCACAAGACCATGAAGGCATGATGGACGAGCTACACTACACTAGGATGGTGATCAAGGAAAGCATGAGGCTAAACCCAGTGCTGCCACTGATGATCCCCCATCTCTGTCGGGAAACGTGCGATATTGGTGGGTTCGAAGTCAAGGAGGGCACCAGGGTCATGGTCAATACGTGGGCTATGGCAAGAAATCCCGAGTATTGGCATGATGCAGAGAAGTTCAAGCCGGAGAGATTTGAGGATGGCACGATCGATTACAAAGGCTCCCGGATCGAGTACTTGCCATTTGGGATGGGTAGAAGAAGATGCCCTGGTGATACCTTTGGGCTGGTTTCCCTAGAGCTCATTATTGCACGCCTGCTCTACTACGTTGACTGGAGTCTCCCAAGTGGTATGCATGAGATTGACATGGACATGTTGGTTGGCGCAACGGCAAGAAGAAAGAACCAGCTTCACCTAGTGGCGTCACCATATAAAGTGGTTCCCGTGCAAACTTGA